One Papaver somniferum cultivar HN1 chromosome 10, ASM357369v1, whole genome shotgun sequence genomic window carries:
- the LOC113315721 gene encoding uncharacterized protein LOC113315721, which produces MCKSCNSGAIETPEHMILHCNFAKNFWSNLPVVSHVIAQDLNSDISIKDWISKWIFTKNLLDKSAIVFTTAWCIWKHRCSKVFDNKPLNPRLTANTAHSFADETDSSLVTAVISNPQTVAVNEDNFLNNTPQNSLLVFYDASFDKDTNNSGVGIVATNHAGSFKGCKLVSGAAASPEGAESLAILEAAKWILSKNHQNIFLISDAKNVMAYLNNNKERTSWSSCSVLDDCLFLLKDIHSIRYKHLKRNLNSIADLAAKHSRIEKVTGEWDESIFPTFSKMM; this is translated from the coding sequence ATGTGCAAATCCTGCAACTCTGGAGCTATCGAAACTCCAGAGCACATGATTCTTCATTGCAACTTTGCTAAGAATTTCTGGTCTAACCTCCCTGTTGTCAGTCATGTTATTGCTCAAGATTTGAATAGTGACATTAGCATTAAGGACTGGATTTCTAAATGGATCTTCACTAAGAATCTGTTAGATAAATCTGCTATTGTGTTCACTACAGCTTGGTGCATTTGGAAACACAGGTGTTCTAAAGTTTTTGACAACAAGCCCCTGAATCCACGACTCACTGCCAACACTGCCCATAGTTTCGCAGATGAGACTGATAGCTCTCTGGTCACTGCTGTTATTTCTAATCCTCAAACTGTTGCTGTTAATGAGGATAATTTCCTTAATAATACTCCTCAGAATAGTTTACTTGTCTTCTATGATGCTTCTTTTGACAAGGATACTAACAACTCTGGTGTTGGCATTGTGGCAACGAATCATGCAGGTTCTTTCAAGGGCTGTAAACTAGTGTCTGGTGCTGCTGCTAGTCCTGAGGGTGCTGAAAGCTTGGCCATTCTGGAGGCAGCTAAATGGATCCTCTCTAAAAACcaccaaaatattttcttaattagtgATGCCAAGAATGTTATGGCTTATctgaataataacaaagaacggACTAGCTGGTcctcttgttctgttttagatgattgtCTATTTCTTTTAAAAGATATTCACTCCATTAGGTACAAACACCTTAAGAGGAATCTTAATAGTATTGCAGACTTAGCTGCTAAGCATAGTCGTATAGAGAAAGTTACAGGTGAATGGGATGAATCAATATTCCCCACTTTCTCCAAAATGATGTAA